A genomic stretch from Halalkalibacillus sediminis includes:
- the hrcA gene encoding heat-inducible transcriptional repressor HrcA, with translation MLTDRQIFLLKVIVDEFIQSAQPVGSRNISKKDEVTFSPATIRNDMADLEELGFLTKTHSSSGRIPSEKGYRYYVDNIMSPLQLSKKEIGAIKESFDERLVEVERVMQNSAQILSDMTKYTTLVLGPEVYENKLKQLQIVPLNAHSAIAILVTNTGHVEHRLFAIPSDISHSDLEKTVNILNDKLYGVPIVYLDRMIESEVTDLLQRYTSDFQQSYDLIQKALFTSQPNNLYVGGKSNILMQPEFNDMDTARSLFNIMESEERIAPILKPSKEGMNIFIGHENKIEAMNNCTLITTTYSLGENQVGTIALLGPTRMEYAKVVSLLDLWSRQMTQALTDWFNQDSDR, from the coding sequence ATGCTTACAGATCGCCAAATATTTTTGTTAAAAGTGATCGTCGATGAGTTCATACAGTCAGCACAGCCCGTAGGATCCAGAAATATTTCTAAGAAGGATGAAGTCACATTTAGCCCTGCTACAATTCGAAATGACATGGCGGATTTAGAAGAGCTAGGATTTTTGACTAAAACTCATTCTTCATCGGGTCGAATCCCTTCTGAAAAAGGGTATCGCTATTATGTTGACAATATCATGTCCCCGCTCCAGTTATCTAAGAAAGAAATTGGAGCTATCAAAGAATCATTTGACGAACGCCTAGTCGAGGTTGAGCGAGTCATGCAAAACTCCGCTCAAATCTTATCTGATATGACTAAATACACAACTCTTGTACTAGGTCCGGAAGTGTATGAAAACAAGCTAAAGCAATTGCAGATTGTGCCTTTGAATGCACATTCGGCTATTGCAATCTTGGTTACAAATACCGGTCATGTGGAACATAGGTTATTCGCCATTCCTTCAGATATCAGTCATTCAGATCTGGAGAAGACAGTGAATATTTTGAATGATAAGTTGTATGGTGTTCCGATTGTATACTTGGATCGGATGATTGAAAGTGAAGTAACTGACCTATTACAAAGGTATACGTCTGACTTTCAGCAATCATATGACTTGATACAGAAAGCTTTGTTCACTAGTCAACCAAATAACTTGTATGTAGGTGGAAAATCAAATATCTTGATGCAACCTGAGTTCAACGACATGGATACTGCACGCTCTTTGTTCAATATTATGGAGAGCGAAGAAAGAATCGCACCAATCTTAAAGCCTAGTAAAGAAGGTATGAATATCTTTATTGGTCACGAAAATAAGATAGAGGCGATGAATAATTGCACGTTGATCACAACTACTTACTCTCTAGGTGAAAACCAAGTTGGAACTATTGCCTTATTAGGGCCGACACGTATGGAGTATGCAAAGGTTGTTTCTTTATTGGATTTATGGAGCCGACAAATGACTCAAGCTTTGACTGATTGGTTTAACCAAGATTCAGACAGGTAA
- the hemW gene encoding radical SAM family heme chaperone HemW encodes MNVRATYIHIPFCHEICHYCDFAKMYYDERLADEYLHALHKEMEFYLGDNSKLQMDTIYIGGGTPTSLNEQQLEVLMQSIDHFYDISSVKEFTIEANPGEFNEGHVRVMKQYGINRISLGVQVLDDDYLEMLNRIHTVADVEKSVDMLQSAGLTNISMDFIYALPEQSVSHFKRTLEKALAFNLPHYSSYALQIEPKTVFYLRHQQGKLHKPPEEDEVEMYHALLDMMEEAGLNHYEVSNFSKTGYESLHNLTYWDNKEYFAFGAGAHGYLNEERYVNIRPVNHYIQAIQQGEKPILHRDTITLKEKVEEEMFLGLRRQQGVSDQNFQQKYGFSFYDLYKNQISQLIEKGFLEESNRSVRMTRQGKLFGNEVFASFLIDEKMWKKVFTN; translated from the coding sequence ATGAATGTTAGAGCTACATATATCCATATACCTTTTTGTCACGAAATATGCCACTACTGTGATTTCGCTAAAATGTATTACGACGAAAGACTTGCTGATGAATATCTACACGCTCTCCATAAAGAGATGGAGTTCTATTTGGGCGACAATTCTAAACTGCAAATGGATACGATTTATATCGGCGGGGGAACACCAACCAGTTTGAATGAGCAACAGTTAGAGGTTTTGATGCAGTCCATTGACCACTTTTACGATATATCATCAGTTAAAGAGTTTACGATAGAAGCGAATCCTGGAGAATTCAATGAGGGTCATGTAAGAGTGATGAAGCAATATGGAATCAATCGAATCTCTTTAGGAGTACAAGTCTTAGATGATGATTATCTTGAAATGCTGAATCGAATCCACACGGTAGCTGATGTTGAAAAATCAGTAGATATGCTCCAATCTGCTGGGTTAACGAATATAAGCATGGATTTTATTTATGCATTGCCAGAGCAATCAGTATCTCATTTTAAAAGAACTTTAGAAAAAGCGCTTGCTTTCAATTTGCCTCACTATTCGTCGTATGCACTCCAAATCGAGCCGAAGACTGTCTTTTATCTGCGTCATCAGCAAGGGAAGCTTCATAAGCCTCCAGAAGAAGATGAGGTAGAAATGTACCATGCTTTACTAGATATGATGGAAGAGGCCGGTTTAAATCATTATGAGGTAAGCAATTTTTCGAAAACAGGTTATGAGAGTCTTCACAACTTGACCTATTGGGATAACAAAGAATATTTTGCATTTGGTGCCGGTGCGCATGGATACCTGAATGAAGAGAGATACGTGAACATCCGTCCGGTCAATCACTACATCCAGGCAATCCAACAAGGGGAAAAACCAATTTTGCACCGAGACACAATTACTTTAAAAGAAAAAGTGGAGGAAGAAATGTTTTTGGGCCTCAGAAGGCAGCAAGGGGTATCCGATCAAAACTTCCAACAAAAATATGGTTTTTCTTTTTACGATTTATATAAAAATCAGATCAGTCAATTGATTGAGAAAGGTTTTCTTGAGGAGTCAAATCGTAGTGTTCGAATGACAAGACAAGGGAAACTTTTCGGTAACGAAGTCTTTGCATCTTTCTTAATTGATGAAAAGATGTGGAAAAAGGTATTTACGAATTGA
- the lepA gene encoding translation elongation factor 4 produces MTKKKQQNVRNFSIIAHIDHGKSTLADRILEKTKALTQREMKEQFLDAMDLERERGITIKLNAVQLKYDANDGDEYTFHLIDTPGHVDFTYEVSRSLAACEGAILVVDAAQGIEAQTLANVYLALDNDLEIIPVINKVDLPSADPDRVKKEIEDVIGIDADDAILASAKDGKGIDEILERIVSDIPAPVGNPEEPTKALIFDSLYDSYRGVIAYVCIKEGSIKKGDKIRMMQTGKEFEVSELGVFTPSPIQQDELNVGDVGFLTASIKNVGDSRVGDTITLANRPAEEPLPGYKKMNPMVFCGLYPVDADDYNDLREALERLELNDSSLQYEAETSQALGFGFRCGFLGLLHMEIVQERIEREFNIELITTAPSVIYEVEKTDGELLEIENPSLMPDSQQVNEVREPFVKATVMVPNDFVGPVMDICQKKRGQFQDMEYLDENRVNIVYEIPLSEIVYDFFDQLKSQTKGYASFDYELVGYRTSNLVKMDILLNGESIDALSFIVHRDFAFHRGKHIAEKLKDLIPRQQFEVPVQAAIGNKIVARSTIKAMRKNVLSKCYGGDISRKRKLLEKQKEGKKRMKMVGKVEVPQEAFMSVLEMNDDQ; encoded by the coding sequence TTGACAAAGAAAAAACAACAAAATGTAAGAAACTTCTCGATTATAGCTCACATTGACCATGGGAAATCAACGTTAGCAGATAGAATCTTGGAGAAGACGAAAGCATTGACTCAAAGAGAAATGAAAGAACAATTCCTAGATGCAATGGACCTAGAAAGAGAACGTGGAATTACAATTAAGTTAAATGCAGTTCAATTAAAATATGACGCGAATGATGGAGACGAATATACTTTCCACTTGATTGATACACCTGGCCATGTCGATTTTACATACGAGGTATCCCGTAGTTTGGCTGCTTGTGAGGGGGCAATCCTTGTAGTCGATGCAGCTCAAGGAATCGAGGCCCAAACACTGGCCAACGTCTATTTAGCTTTGGATAATGACTTAGAGATCATCCCAGTCATTAATAAAGTAGACTTACCTAGTGCAGACCCTGACCGAGTGAAGAAGGAAATTGAGGATGTCATTGGAATAGATGCAGATGACGCGATTTTGGCTTCCGCCAAAGATGGAAAAGGAATTGACGAAATTCTTGAGAGAATTGTTTCTGATATACCTGCTCCAGTGGGCAATCCTGAGGAGCCAACGAAAGCATTAATTTTCGATTCCCTTTATGATTCCTACCGTGGTGTCATAGCCTATGTATGTATCAAAGAAGGTAGTATCAAAAAAGGCGATAAAATTCGGATGATGCAAACAGGAAAAGAATTTGAGGTAAGTGAACTTGGCGTGTTCACACCTAGCCCTATTCAACAAGATGAATTGAATGTAGGTGATGTTGGTTTCCTTACAGCATCTATCAAAAATGTGGGTGACAGCCGAGTAGGTGATACGATTACTTTAGCAAATCGTCCCGCTGAGGAGCCGTTACCGGGCTATAAAAAAATGAATCCAATGGTTTTCTGTGGATTGTACCCAGTAGATGCTGATGATTATAACGATCTACGAGAAGCATTAGAACGTTTAGAATTAAACGACTCTTCATTACAATATGAGGCTGAAACATCCCAAGCATTAGGGTTCGGGTTCCGTTGTGGATTCCTAGGTTTACTTCATATGGAAATTGTCCAAGAACGTATTGAGAGAGAGTTCAACATTGAACTAATTACGACTGCACCAAGTGTTATATATGAAGTAGAAAAAACGGATGGCGAGTTACTTGAAATTGAAAACCCATCTCTTATGCCAGATTCTCAGCAAGTCAATGAAGTGAGAGAGCCTTTTGTCAAGGCAACTGTTATGGTACCAAACGATTTCGTTGGTCCGGTCATGGACATTTGTCAAAAGAAACGTGGTCAATTTCAGGACATGGAATACCTTGATGAAAATCGAGTGAACATTGTTTATGAAATTCCGCTTTCCGAAATTGTTTATGATTTCTTCGATCAATTGAAATCACAGACGAAAGGGTACGCATCTTTCGACTACGAATTAGTCGGTTACCGTACTTCTAACCTTGTAAAAATGGATATTCTACTTAATGGGGAATCCATTGATGCATTATCCTTTATTGTACACCGTGATTTTGCATTCCATCGTGGTAAACACATTGCTGAAAAATTGAAAGATTTGATTCCGAGACAGCAGTTCGAGGTTCCGGTCCAAGCAGCGATTGGAAATAAAATCGTTGCTCGTTCAACAATCAAAGCGATGAGAAAGAACGTTTTATCTAAATGTTACGGTGGAGATATTTCAAGGAAGCGTAAACTTCTAGAGAAGCAAAAAGAAGGTAAGAAGCGGATGAAGATGGTTGGTAAGGTTGAAGTACCACAAGAAGCATTCATGTCCGTGTTGGAAATGAATGATGATCAATAA
- the spoIIP gene encoding stage II sporulation protein P produces the protein MKPRLKINMGQLNKWKKHPFLIFQVLFLALLLLTPLFSFKPFHEASSNIWNHWFNEVDGESFSLFMTLDQPVFAGMVDHDDDVLSVTDIALPLLTNLPYRDVRLLFGQELPNFPRSNSQIVVAGSGTNYLTTSIESAPPEDLFEEGNEKTEGTNKTPYSEEAIFIYTTHNREGFLPHLPEGTKPNESFHTTENVMKLSKYLKNEFESYGIPSYADQTDYYHRLQQEGLAYHQSYEISRPVVQEVQSQNEEVTYYIDIHRDAQPRNITTTEIDGQSVGKLMFVIGGEHENYEKNMEFSVDLHNALQEKYPGLSRGVEVKKGSSTNGVFNQDISGRAILVEVGGFENSFDELNRSLDILAETFSELYFEKHEAEKQ, from the coding sequence GTGAAACCGAGACTAAAAATCAATATGGGACAACTTAATAAATGGAAAAAACATCCCTTCCTTATATTCCAGGTGCTTTTTTTGGCACTTCTTCTTTTAACACCACTATTTTCATTTAAACCATTTCATGAAGCTTCATCAAACATTTGGAATCATTGGTTCAATGAAGTAGATGGTGAATCATTTTCTTTATTTATGACACTAGATCAGCCGGTTTTTGCAGGCATGGTTGATCATGACGATGATGTCTTATCAGTTACAGATATAGCACTACCACTGCTTACCAATTTACCTTATAGAGATGTGCGTTTGCTTTTTGGACAGGAACTACCGAATTTTCCACGTTCAAATAGTCAGATTGTCGTTGCTGGTAGTGGTACTAACTACTTGACAACCTCGATTGAATCGGCGCCACCAGAGGATTTGTTTGAAGAAGGAAATGAAAAAACAGAAGGTACTAATAAGACTCCATATAGTGAAGAAGCGATATTTATTTATACGACCCATAACCGAGAAGGATTTCTTCCACACTTACCTGAGGGAACCAAGCCAAATGAATCTTTCCATACAACAGAAAACGTCATGAAACTAAGCAAATATCTGAAAAACGAATTTGAGTCATATGGGATACCATCCTATGCGGATCAAACAGATTACTATCACAGGTTGCAGCAGGAAGGACTTGCTTACCATCAATCTTATGAAATTTCACGGCCAGTAGTTCAAGAAGTGCAATCTCAAAATGAAGAGGTAACTTATTATATTGATATTCATCGCGACGCCCAACCAAGAAATATAACTACTACAGAAATTGATGGTCAATCAGTTGGGAAGTTGATGTTCGTAATTGGTGGAGAGCACGAAAATTATGAGAAGAACATGGAATTCTCTGTTGATTTACACAATGCACTTCAAGAGAAATACCCTGGTTTAAGTCGGGGGGTTGAAGTGAAGAAAGGTTCTTCGACGAATGGTGTTTTCAATCAAGACATTTCTGGAAGAGCCATTTTAGTGGAGGTTGGTGGGTTTGAAAATTCGTTCGATGAATTGAACCGAAGTCTTGATATTTTGGCAGAAACTTTTAGTGAGCTTTACTTTGAAAAACATGAAGCAGAAAAGCAATAG
- the gpr gene encoding GPR endopeptidase: MKKQEYSPRTDLAIEAKEMFVEENPDKKHELDGIIIKEYEEENIKLTRVEINEQGSERVGKNPGQYITIESLKLRELNQTFENQVASVLGKEIDRLLKYHEVNEGARCLVVGLGNSYVTPDALGPDTVKKAYITSHLFKYHEGVVGEGFRPVSAFNPGVMGLTGMETSNMINGIVKELNPDFLIVIDALAARSIDRVNTTIQLSDAGIHPGSGVGNDRKEVSEKTLGVPVFSIGIPTVVDAVTITSDTIDYLLKHFGRELETGDQPSKSLVPAGMSFGEKKQLTDEDLPDEEVRERFLGVVGMLEIEEKRQLIQEVLRPLGHDLMVTPKDVDDVIIHMSKIIASGINQGLHQSITNENASDYIR; the protein is encoded by the coding sequence TTGAAAAAACAAGAGTATAGTCCAAGGACGGATTTAGCAATTGAAGCAAAAGAAATGTTTGTTGAAGAAAACCCTGATAAAAAGCATGAACTGGATGGCATCATCATCAAGGAATACGAAGAGGAAAATATCAAATTGACGCGTGTAGAAATAAACGAGCAGGGGAGCGAACGGGTTGGTAAAAACCCTGGACAATATATCACTATCGAATCTCTAAAGTTGAGGGAATTGAATCAAACATTTGAAAATCAGGTTGCATCTGTACTAGGAAAGGAAATCGATCGCTTACTTAAGTACCATGAAGTCAATGAAGGAGCAAGGTGTTTGGTTGTTGGTCTTGGGAACTCTTATGTTACTCCTGATGCACTGGGTCCTGATACGGTTAAAAAGGCATACATTACATCGCATTTATTTAAATATCACGAGGGAGTAGTAGGTGAAGGATTCCGCCCAGTTTCTGCATTCAATCCTGGAGTCATGGGGTTAACAGGTATGGAAACCAGCAATATGATTAATGGGATCGTCAAAGAATTGAACCCGGATTTCTTAATTGTAATTGATGCTCTTGCAGCCCGTTCGATTGATCGTGTGAATACCACAATCCAGTTATCAGATGCAGGGATTCATCCCGGATCGGGGGTAGGTAATGACCGGAAAGAAGTTAGTGAGAAGACGCTCGGAGTTCCTGTGTTCTCTATAGGAATTCCTACGGTTGTAGATGCAGTAACTATTACTAGCGATACAATTGATTACTTACTGAAACATTTCGGACGAGAATTGGAAACAGGTGATCAACCAAGTAAATCTTTAGTACCCGCTGGAATGTCTTTCGGTGAAAAAAAGCAATTGACTGACGAGGATTTACCAGATGAAGAAGTTCGTGAACGCTTCCTAGGTGTTGTAGGGATGTTAGAAATTGAAGAAAAGAGACAATTGATCCAAGAAGTACTACGTCCTCTCGGTCATGACTTGATGGTCACACCAAAAGATGTTGATGACGTAATTATTCATATGAGTAAAATAATCGCCTCGGGTATCAACCAAGGTCTTCACCAATCAATCACTAATGAAAATGCTTCAGATTATATCAGATAG
- the rpsT gene encoding 30S ribosomal protein S20, giving the protein MANIKSAKKRVVINENNRLRNQKYRSDMRSSIKRVEKAVRDNNVDQAKESLKTALSNIDKAVQKNIVHSNNGDRHKSKLMKKVNQL; this is encoded by the coding sequence GTGGCAAATATCAAAAGTGCTAAAAAGCGTGTAGTGATTAACGAAAATAATCGCCTACGTAACCAAAAATATCGTTCCGACATGCGTTCTTCTATTAAGCGTGTGGAAAAAGCTGTACGTGATAACAATGTTGATCAAGCAAAAGAATCTTTGAAAACAGCATTAAGCAACATCGACAAAGCAGTACAGAAAAACATCGTCCATTCAAACAATGGAGATCGTCATAAAAGCAAGTTGATGAAAAAAGTTAATCAACTATAA
- the holA gene encoding DNA polymerase III subunit delta translates to MHAQQWVSSVKDTDIAPIYLLYGEESYFIQQVIGQIEDLLKKKYEDFDKNTYDMESTVVQEAIHDAETFPMFTEHKLTIINRASFLTGQAKKEELDHQVEVLQDFVEHPVEFSTTVIIAPYEKLDQRKKIVKVLKNKCTTIDCSPPKVQDMQSMITYLAKDKGLDLSGSVIELLLERVGEHLDALDHELEKLALYFENDHVTYEGAEELISVHAETSSFTLMDAIVELQLGKALQILKELKKQNEEPIALLALLTSQIRLLLLCKLLKEKGYQQQQMAKQIKSHPYAIKMALKRERRLSESVLKEMIHSAIKVDEFMKSGKMDKWLALEMFVRDMSQHIQERKYN, encoded by the coding sequence TTGCATGCACAACAATGGGTGAGCTCAGTAAAAGATACCGATATAGCTCCTATCTATTTATTATATGGAGAAGAATCTTATTTCATACAACAAGTCATTGGTCAAATTGAAGACTTATTGAAGAAAAAATATGAGGACTTTGATAAGAATACATATGACATGGAAAGTACTGTTGTTCAAGAAGCAATTCACGATGCTGAAACTTTCCCGATGTTTACTGAACATAAATTGACTATAATTAATCGAGCAAGTTTTTTGACTGGACAAGCAAAAAAAGAAGAGCTCGACCATCAAGTTGAGGTCTTACAGGATTTTGTGGAACACCCGGTTGAATTCAGCACCACTGTTATAATTGCTCCTTACGAAAAGTTAGACCAGAGAAAAAAGATCGTTAAAGTACTAAAAAATAAATGTACGACTATTGATTGTTCACCACCAAAGGTTCAGGATATGCAATCAATGATTACATATTTGGCCAAGGATAAGGGATTGGACTTATCAGGTTCTGTAATTGAACTTCTTTTAGAAAGAGTAGGAGAGCATCTGGATGCTTTAGATCATGAGCTTGAAAAGTTGGCATTATATTTTGAAAATGATCATGTGACATATGAGGGAGCAGAAGAATTAATAAGTGTACATGCAGAAACCAGTTCATTTACTTTGATGGATGCAATTGTAGAATTACAATTAGGGAAGGCTTTACAAATATTAAAGGAATTGAAGAAACAAAACGAAGAACCGATTGCTCTATTAGCACTCTTGACATCACAGATTCGACTATTACTTCTATGTAAATTACTGAAAGAAAAAGGTTACCAACAACAACAGATGGCTAAACAAATAAAATCTCATCCATATGCAATAAAAATGGCTCTCAAAAGAGAAAGAAGACTTAGTGAAAGCGTATTGAAAGAAATGATTCATTCGGCAATCAAAGTCGATGAATTCATGAAGTCGGGGAAAATGGATAAGTGGCTGGCATTAGAAATGTTTGTAAGAGATATGTCTCAACATATTCAGGAAAGAAAATACAATTAA
- a CDS encoding YqzM family protein, translating to MNEFEKDVQSKTNDVVDSLKGFTFSFLFFLIIFFIGTTMKIIGS from the coding sequence GTGAACGAATTTGAAAAAGATGTACAATCTAAGACAAACGATGTTGTTGATTCCTTAAAAGGTTTTACTTTTTCGTTTTTATTCTTTCTCATTATTTTCTTTATCGGAACAACAATGAAAATCATCGGTTCGTAA
- a CDS encoding DNA internalization-related competence protein ComEC/Rec2 — MKGRWFFVAVCFLCGYLPDGIAWLAIIGWYLLFIQLLIKKPWIFLLSFCFFISSLYISSTMTTTPIKEDRSVNETFVITTNPTRSDETLEFKAKKISTGEVFIFYSDQVNELPKLVHGATCTIDALLKPPKPATNPGQFDYREYLVKKAISGLSYDFNVSHCSDRSGMSYVFELRERIKYHLENTYSSETYSWMNALLLGDQSLIHKETIDHFRLWNLSHILAISGLHVGLIIAIIYAFSQYVLRLSTHQIKLILLMFLPVYIILAGTQPPVIRASLMAIFLILSSYINKKTLTIDIVFIVMIAILIVDRYLIFQMSFQFSFLVTIALILSKNFLIQSHWIWMSLRISLISQLIILPLQFQYFYYTNSLSAIANLVLIPYFTLLIIPFNLLLFLVSFLPKELTDFFDWAFVTLHGNVINAFMKIDAKSWFFWVVGSLPIEVTIIFYVSLLSMFIFWDLNKRRIACFAGVLSIMVILGNQYLPWLDKSFKITMLDLGQADSYVVEFPNRSGIVMIDAGEKLSFSEDDHTSVNYDKVIKPYLWSNGIKTIDALFITHQDNDHNGAAPDLISAFNPYNIFSSTEEVDYVLKGSFHKLQQGDEISFGESKIRVLWPNHSSNLKDENDHSLVLLFQSNGSEVLLTGDISEEVELQLINQYPWLKPDVFQVAHHGSLTSTHSAWLDHLSANHSLISVGQNNLYGHPHPVVLERLQKNGVHVWRTDQMGAIEVELYKGQGTIKPYLP, encoded by the coding sequence TTGAAGGGTCGATGGTTTTTTGTTGCGGTTTGTTTTTTATGCGGATACCTTCCTGATGGTATTGCCTGGCTTGCAATCATTGGTTGGTATCTGTTGTTTATTCAACTGTTAATTAAGAAGCCGTGGATTTTTCTGCTATCATTTTGCTTCTTTATATCCTCTCTCTACATTTCCTCTACCATGACAACTACGCCAATTAAGGAAGATCGATCAGTTAATGAGACGTTCGTCATCACCACAAATCCCACTAGATCTGATGAAACTTTAGAATTCAAAGCCAAAAAGATTAGTACAGGAGAAGTTTTCATATTCTATTCCGATCAAGTAAATGAACTACCTAAGTTGGTACATGGCGCCACATGCACAATTGATGCCTTATTGAAGCCTCCTAAACCAGCAACGAATCCAGGTCAGTTTGATTACCGTGAGTATTTGGTCAAAAAGGCCATCAGCGGATTATCATATGACTTTAATGTTTCACATTGTTCCGACCGCTCAGGAATGTCTTATGTTTTTGAATTGAGAGAGCGGATTAAATATCATCTAGAGAATACGTATTCATCAGAAACATATTCATGGATGAATGCATTACTATTAGGTGATCAATCTTTGATTCATAAAGAAACGATTGATCATTTTCGTCTTTGGAATCTCTCACATATCCTCGCAATATCAGGACTTCATGTAGGTTTAATCATTGCTATTATTTATGCTTTTTCACAATACGTATTAAGGTTGAGTACTCACCAAATAAAACTGATTCTCCTAATGTTCCTGCCGGTTTATATCATTTTAGCCGGAACTCAGCCCCCTGTAATACGAGCCTCGTTAATGGCAATCTTCTTGATCTTATCCAGCTATATTAACAAAAAAACACTCACAATCGACATAGTGTTCATTGTCATGATTGCTATTCTTATTGTCGACCGCTATTTAATTTTCCAAATGTCTTTTCAGTTTTCTTTCCTAGTAACGATCGCTTTAATTTTATCCAAAAATTTTTTGATTCAATCTCATTGGATATGGATGTCACTAAGAATTTCATTGATCAGCCAGTTGATTATCCTTCCCTTACAATTTCAATATTTTTATTACACTAATTCCTTATCAGCTATCGCCAATTTAGTACTGATTCCATACTTTACCTTGCTGATTATTCCGTTCAATCTTTTATTATTTTTGGTTTCATTTTTGCCAAAAGAGTTGACTGACTTCTTTGACTGGGCATTTGTAACTTTACATGGGAATGTAATTAATGCATTCATGAAGATTGATGCGAAATCATGGTTTTTTTGGGTTGTAGGAAGTTTACCTATTGAAGTAACAATAATTTTCTATGTTTCTTTACTGTCGATGTTCATATTTTGGGATTTGAATAAAAGGAGAATAGCCTGCTTTGCCGGTGTTTTAAGTATTATGGTGATTTTGGGGAATCAGTATCTTCCGTGGTTGGATAAATCCTTCAAAATTACGATGTTGGACTTAGGACAAGCTGACTCATATGTCGTTGAATTTCCGAATCGCTCAGGCATTGTCATGATAGACGCCGGGGAAAAGCTTTCATTTAGTGAAGATGATCATACTTCAGTTAATTACGATAAAGTAATTAAACCATACTTGTGGTCGAATGGAATTAAAACAATTGACGCTCTTTTTATCACTCACCAAGATAATGACCATAACGGAGCTGCGCCAGATCTCATTAGCGCGTTCAATCCTTACAATATATTTTCTTCTACTGAGGAAGTGGACTATGTATTGAAAGGATCATTTCATAAATTACAGCAGGGTGATGAAATTTCTTTTGGGGAATCAAAGATAAGGGTGCTATGGCCAAATCACTCTTCAAATTTAAAAGATGAAAATGATCATTCTTTAGTACTTTTATTTCAATCCAATGGGAGCGAAGTTTTATTGACGGGGGACATCAGTGAAGAAGTCGAGCTTCAACTAATCAATCAGTATCCGTGGTTGAAGCCTGATGTGTTCCAAGTGGCTCACCATGGAAGTTTAACGTCTACACATTCTGCATGGTTGGACCACTTATCAGCGAATCATTCTCTCATCTCTGTCGGTCAGAATAACCTTTATGGTCACCCGCACCCTGTAGTTCTTGAAAGGCTTCAAAAGAATGGTGTACATGTTTGGAGAACCGACCAGATGGGAGCGATAGAAGTGGAACTGTATAAGGGACAAGGTACGATTAAGCCTTACTTGCCATAG
- a CDS encoding ComE operon protein 2, which translates to MERISWNQYFMSQSHLLALRSTCERLAVGATIVREKRVIAGGYNGSVSGSVHCIDDGCKIIDGHCVRTIHAEVNAILQCAKFGVPTKGAEMYVTHFPCLNCCKTIIQSGIKKLFYATDYKNHPYALELFEDAGVEIQQVEVNYLNIDTKTKDKYYFISSLLHKLEENGVEEQEVKRLKEEASSLFTSLE; encoded by the coding sequence ATGGAAAGAATCTCATGGAATCAATATTTTATGTCTCAAAGCCATTTGTTGGCGCTCAGAAGTACTTGTGAACGTTTAGCTGTGGGAGCAACAATCGTCCGAGAAAAAAGAGTGATTGCTGGCGGGTACAACGGAAGCGTATCAGGAAGTGTTCATTGTATTGATGACGGTTGTAAAATTATAGATGGACATTGCGTGAGAACTATCCACGCAGAAGTGAACGCTATTTTGCAATGTGCTAAGTTTGGTGTTCCTACGAAGGGTGCCGAAATGTATGTCACACATTTTCCATGCTTGAATTGTTGTAAGACCATCATTCAAAGTGGAATTAAAAAATTGTTTTATGCTACAGATTATAAAAATCACCCTTATGCCCTTGAATTGTTCGAGGATGCAGGTGTTGAAATTCAGCAAGTAGAAGTAAATTACTTGAATATTGATACAAAAACAAAAGATAAATATTATTTTATTTCTTCCTTGTTACATAAATTAGAGGAAAATGGTGTAGAAGAGCAAGAAGTTAAGCGATTGAAGGAAGAAGCAAGTTCGTTATTTACTTCATTAGAATGA